One region of Eubalaena glacialis isolate mEubGla1 chromosome 6, mEubGla1.1.hap2.+ XY, whole genome shotgun sequence genomic DNA includes:
- the ALG3 gene encoding dol-P-Man:Man(5)GlcNAc(2)-PP-Dol alpha-1,3-mannosyltransferase isoform X3 — MAAGLRKRGRAGPAARAVGLCGQWLRRAWQERRLLLLEPRYTLLVAACLCLAEVGITFWVIHRVAYTEIDWKAYMAEVEGVINGTYDYTQLRGDTGPLVYPAGFVYIFMGLYYATGRGTDIRMAQHIFAVLYLATLLLVFLIYHQTCKVPPFVFFFMCCASYRVHSIFVLRLFNDPVAMVLLFLSINLLLAQRWSWGCCCFSLAVSVKMNVLLFAPGLLFLLLTQFGLRGALPKLGICAVLQVVLGLPFLLENPVGYVSRSFDLGRQFLFRWTVNWRFLPEALFLHRAFHLALLTAHLTLLLLFALCRWHRTGESILSLLKDPSKRKVPPQPLTPNQIVSALFTSNFIGICFSRSLHYQFYVWYFHTLPYLLWATPARWLTHLLRLLVLGLIELSWNTYPSTSCSSGALHVCHAVILLQLWLGPQPFPKTIQHSKKAH, encoded by the exons atggcggcagGCCTGAGGAAGCGCGGCCGGGCAGGTCCCGCAGCTCGGGCGGTGGGACTGTGCGGGCAGTGGCTGCGGCGCGCCTGGCAAGAGCGGCGCCTACTGCTGCTGGAACCGCGCTACACGCTGCTGGTGGCCGCCTGCCTCTGCCTGGCGGAGGTGGGCATCACCTTCTGGGTCATTCACAGGGTGGCAT ATACAGAGATTGATTGGAAAGCCTACATGGCTGAGGTGGAGGGCGTCATCAACGGCACCTATGACTATACTCAACTGCGGGGTGACACTGGACCTCTTGT gTACCCAGCTGGCTTTGTGTACATCTTCATGGGGCTATACTATGCCACTGGCCGGGGCACTGACATCCGCATGGCCCAGCACATCTTCGCTGTGCTCTACCTGGCCACTTTGCTGCTTGTCTTCTTGATTTACCACCAGACCTGCAAG GTACCTCCCTTCGTCTTTTTCTTCATGTGCTGTGCCTCTTACCGTGTCCACTCCATCTTTGTGCTGCGGCTCTTCAATGACCCAGTGGCCATGGTGCTGCTCTTCCTCAGTATCAACCTCCTGCTGGCCCAGCGCTGGAGCTGGGGCTGCTGCTGTTTCAG CCTGGCAGTCTCTGTGAAGATGAACGTGCTGCTCTTCGCCCCTGGGTTACTATTCCTTCTCCTCACGCAATTTGGCCTCCGTGGGGCCCTCCCCAAGCTGGGCATCTGTGCTGTCCTTCAG GTGGTGCTGGGGCTACCCTTCCTGCTGGAGAACCCCGTCGGCTATGTATCCCGCTCCTTTGACCTTGGCCGCCAGTTTCTCTTCCGCTGGACCGTGAACTGGCGCTTCCTCCCCGAGGCCCTCTTCCTGCATCGTGCCTTCCACCTGGCACTTCTGACTGCCCACCTCACCCTGCTCTTGCTCTTTGCCCTCTGCAGGTGGCACAG GACAGGAGAAAGTATCCTGTCACTGCTGAAGGATCCCTCCAAAAGGAAGGTTccaccccagcccctcacccccaAC CAGATTGTTTCTGCCCTCTTCACCTCCAACTTCATTGGCATCTGCTTCAGCCGCTCCCTTCACTACCAGTTCTACGTCTGGTATTTCCACACATTGCCCTACCTCCTGTGGGCCACGCCTGCACGCTGGCTCACACACCTGCTCAG GTTGCTGGTGCTGGGGCTCATTGAGCTCTCCTGGAACACATACCCATCCACGTCCTGCAGCTCTGGTGCCCTGCACGTGTGCCATGCTGTCATCCTGCTGCAGCTCTGGCTGGGCCCCCAGCCTTTCCCCAAGACCATCCAGCACAGCAAGAAAGCCCACTGA
- the ALG3 gene encoding dol-P-Man:Man(5)GlcNAc(2)-PP-Dol alpha-1,3-mannosyltransferase isoform X2: MAAGLRKRGRAGPAARAVGLCGQWLRRAWQERRLLLLEPRYTLLVAACLCLAEVGITFWVIHRVAYTEIDWKAYMAEVEGVINGTYDYTQLRGDTGPLVYPAGFVYIFMGLYYATGRGTDIRMAQHIFAVLYLATLLLVFLIYHQTCKVPPFVFFFMCCASYRVHSIFVLRLFNDPVAMVLLFLSINLLLAQRWSWGCCCFSLAVSVKMNVLLFAPGLLFLLLTQFGLRGALPKLGICAVLQVVLGLPFLLENPVGYVSRSFDLGRQFLFRWTVNWRFLPEALFLHRAFHLALLTAHLTLLLLFALCRWHRRKYPVTAEGSLQKEGSTPAPHPQPYPLNHGKIVSALFTSNFIGICFSRSLHYQFYVWYFHTLPYLLWATPARWLTHLLRLLVLGLIELSWNTYPSTSCSSGALHVCHAVILLQLWLGPQPFPKTIQHSKKAH, translated from the exons atggcggcagGCCTGAGGAAGCGCGGCCGGGCAGGTCCCGCAGCTCGGGCGGTGGGACTGTGCGGGCAGTGGCTGCGGCGCGCCTGGCAAGAGCGGCGCCTACTGCTGCTGGAACCGCGCTACACGCTGCTGGTGGCCGCCTGCCTCTGCCTGGCGGAGGTGGGCATCACCTTCTGGGTCATTCACAGGGTGGCAT ATACAGAGATTGATTGGAAAGCCTACATGGCTGAGGTGGAGGGCGTCATCAACGGCACCTATGACTATACTCAACTGCGGGGTGACACTGGACCTCTTGT gTACCCAGCTGGCTTTGTGTACATCTTCATGGGGCTATACTATGCCACTGGCCGGGGCACTGACATCCGCATGGCCCAGCACATCTTCGCTGTGCTCTACCTGGCCACTTTGCTGCTTGTCTTCTTGATTTACCACCAGACCTGCAAG GTACCTCCCTTCGTCTTTTTCTTCATGTGCTGTGCCTCTTACCGTGTCCACTCCATCTTTGTGCTGCGGCTCTTCAATGACCCAGTGGCCATGGTGCTGCTCTTCCTCAGTATCAACCTCCTGCTGGCCCAGCGCTGGAGCTGGGGCTGCTGCTGTTTCAG CCTGGCAGTCTCTGTGAAGATGAACGTGCTGCTCTTCGCCCCTGGGTTACTATTCCTTCTCCTCACGCAATTTGGCCTCCGTGGGGCCCTCCCCAAGCTGGGCATCTGTGCTGTCCTTCAG GTGGTGCTGGGGCTACCCTTCCTGCTGGAGAACCCCGTCGGCTATGTATCCCGCTCCTTTGACCTTGGCCGCCAGTTTCTCTTCCGCTGGACCGTGAACTGGCGCTTCCTCCCCGAGGCCCTCTTCCTGCATCGTGCCTTCCACCTGGCACTTCTGACTGCCCACCTCACCCTGCTCTTGCTCTTTGCCCTCTGCAGGTGGCACAG GAGAAAGTATCCTGTCACTGCTGAAGGATCCCTCCAAAAGGAAGGTTccaccccagcccctcacccccaACCATATCCTTTAAATCATGGGAAG ATTGTTTCTGCCCTCTTCACCTCCAACTTCATTGGCATCTGCTTCAGCCGCTCCCTTCACTACCAGTTCTACGTCTGGTATTTCCACACATTGCCCTACCTCCTGTGGGCCACGCCTGCACGCTGGCTCACACACCTGCTCAG GTTGCTGGTGCTGGGGCTCATTGAGCTCTCCTGGAACACATACCCATCCACGTCCTGCAGCTCTGGTGCCCTGCACGTGTGCCATGCTGTCATCCTGCTGCAGCTCTGGCTGGGCCCCCAGCCTTTCCCCAAGACCATCCAGCACAGCAAGAAAGCCCACTGA
- the ALG3 gene encoding dol-P-Man:Man(5)GlcNAc(2)-PP-Dol alpha-1,3-mannosyltransferase isoform X4, with translation MAAGLRKRGRAGPAARAVGLCGQWLRRAWQERRLLLLEPRYTLLVAACLCLAEVGITFWVIHRVAYTEIDWKAYMAEVEGVINGTYDYTQLRGDTGPLVYPAGFVYIFMGLYYATGRGTDIRMAQHIFAVLYLATLLLVFLIYHQTCKVPPFVFFFMCCASYRVHSIFVLRLFNDPVAMVLLFLSINLLLAQRWSWGCCCFSLAVSVKMNVLLFAPGLLFLLLTQFGLRGALPKLGICAVLQVVLGLPFLLENPVGYVSRSFDLGRQFLFRWTVNWRFLPEALFLHRAFHLALLTAHLTLLLLFALCRWHRRKYPVTAEGSLQKEGSTPAPHPQPDCFCPLHLQLHWHLLQPLPSLPVLRLVFPHIALPPVGHACTLAHTPAQVAGAGAH, from the exons atggcggcagGCCTGAGGAAGCGCGGCCGGGCAGGTCCCGCAGCTCGGGCGGTGGGACTGTGCGGGCAGTGGCTGCGGCGCGCCTGGCAAGAGCGGCGCCTACTGCTGCTGGAACCGCGCTACACGCTGCTGGTGGCCGCCTGCCTCTGCCTGGCGGAGGTGGGCATCACCTTCTGGGTCATTCACAGGGTGGCAT ATACAGAGATTGATTGGAAAGCCTACATGGCTGAGGTGGAGGGCGTCATCAACGGCACCTATGACTATACTCAACTGCGGGGTGACACTGGACCTCTTGT gTACCCAGCTGGCTTTGTGTACATCTTCATGGGGCTATACTATGCCACTGGCCGGGGCACTGACATCCGCATGGCCCAGCACATCTTCGCTGTGCTCTACCTGGCCACTTTGCTGCTTGTCTTCTTGATTTACCACCAGACCTGCAAG GTACCTCCCTTCGTCTTTTTCTTCATGTGCTGTGCCTCTTACCGTGTCCACTCCATCTTTGTGCTGCGGCTCTTCAATGACCCAGTGGCCATGGTGCTGCTCTTCCTCAGTATCAACCTCCTGCTGGCCCAGCGCTGGAGCTGGGGCTGCTGCTGTTTCAG CCTGGCAGTCTCTGTGAAGATGAACGTGCTGCTCTTCGCCCCTGGGTTACTATTCCTTCTCCTCACGCAATTTGGCCTCCGTGGGGCCCTCCCCAAGCTGGGCATCTGTGCTGTCCTTCAG GTGGTGCTGGGGCTACCCTTCCTGCTGGAGAACCCCGTCGGCTATGTATCCCGCTCCTTTGACCTTGGCCGCCAGTTTCTCTTCCGCTGGACCGTGAACTGGCGCTTCCTCCCCGAGGCCCTCTTCCTGCATCGTGCCTTCCACCTGGCACTTCTGACTGCCCACCTCACCCTGCTCTTGCTCTTTGCCCTCTGCAGGTGGCACAG GAGAAAGTATCCTGTCACTGCTGAAGGATCCCTCCAAAAGGAAGGTTccaccccagcccctcacccccaAC CAGATTGTTTCTGCCCTCTTCACCTCCAACTTCATTGGCATCTGCTTCAGCCGCTCCCTTCACTACCAGTTCTACGTCTGGTATTTCCACACATTGCCCTACCTCCTGTGGGCCACGCCTGCACGCTGGCTCACACACCTGCTCAG GTTGCTGGTGCTGGGGCTCATTGA
- the ALG3 gene encoding dol-P-Man:Man(5)GlcNAc(2)-PP-Dol alpha-1,3-mannosyltransferase isoform X1, with amino-acid sequence MAAGLRKRGRAGPAARAVGLCGQWLRRAWQERRLLLLEPRYTLLVAACLCLAEVGITFWVIHRVAYTEIDWKAYMAEVEGVINGTYDYTQLRGDTGPLVYPAGFVYIFMGLYYATGRGTDIRMAQHIFAVLYLATLLLVFLIYHQTCKVPPFVFFFMCCASYRVHSIFVLRLFNDPVAMVLLFLSINLLLAQRWSWGCCCFSLAVSVKMNVLLFAPGLLFLLLTQFGLRGALPKLGICAVLQVVLGLPFLLENPVGYVSRSFDLGRQFLFRWTVNWRFLPEALFLHRAFHLALLTAHLTLLLLFALCRWHRLFLPSSPPTSLASASAAPFTTSSTSGISTHCPTSCGPRLHAGSHTCSGCWCWGSLSSPGTHTHPRPAALVPCTCAMLSSCCSSGWAPSLSPRPSSTARKPTEIHLFPSSLFSGPWMGMDCVPFPINFAKSTSVQPTWRCLDQAVRDGHAADKELIQTVLRGTLLHRI; translated from the exons atggcggcagGCCTGAGGAAGCGCGGCCGGGCAGGTCCCGCAGCTCGGGCGGTGGGACTGTGCGGGCAGTGGCTGCGGCGCGCCTGGCAAGAGCGGCGCCTACTGCTGCTGGAACCGCGCTACACGCTGCTGGTGGCCGCCTGCCTCTGCCTGGCGGAGGTGGGCATCACCTTCTGGGTCATTCACAGGGTGGCAT ATACAGAGATTGATTGGAAAGCCTACATGGCTGAGGTGGAGGGCGTCATCAACGGCACCTATGACTATACTCAACTGCGGGGTGACACTGGACCTCTTGT gTACCCAGCTGGCTTTGTGTACATCTTCATGGGGCTATACTATGCCACTGGCCGGGGCACTGACATCCGCATGGCCCAGCACATCTTCGCTGTGCTCTACCTGGCCACTTTGCTGCTTGTCTTCTTGATTTACCACCAGACCTGCAAG GTACCTCCCTTCGTCTTTTTCTTCATGTGCTGTGCCTCTTACCGTGTCCACTCCATCTTTGTGCTGCGGCTCTTCAATGACCCAGTGGCCATGGTGCTGCTCTTCCTCAGTATCAACCTCCTGCTGGCCCAGCGCTGGAGCTGGGGCTGCTGCTGTTTCAG CCTGGCAGTCTCTGTGAAGATGAACGTGCTGCTCTTCGCCCCTGGGTTACTATTCCTTCTCCTCACGCAATTTGGCCTCCGTGGGGCCCTCCCCAAGCTGGGCATCTGTGCTGTCCTTCAG GTGGTGCTGGGGCTACCCTTCCTGCTGGAGAACCCCGTCGGCTATGTATCCCGCTCCTTTGACCTTGGCCGCCAGTTTCTCTTCCGCTGGACCGTGAACTGGCGCTTCCTCCCCGAGGCCCTCTTCCTGCATCGTGCCTTCCACCTGGCACTTCTGACTGCCCACCTCACCCTGCTCTTGCTCTTTGCCCTCTGCAGGTGGCACAG ATTGTTTCTGCCCTCTTCACCTCCAACTTCATTGGCATCTGCTTCAGCCGCTCCCTTCACTACCAGTTCTACGTCTGGTATTTCCACACATTGCCCTACCTCCTGTGGGCCACGCCTGCACGCTGGCTCACACACCTGCTCAG GTTGCTGGTGCTGGGGCTCATTGAGCTCTCCTGGAACACATACCCATCCACGTCCTGCAGCTCTGGTGCCCTGCACGTGTGCCATGCTGTCATCCTGCTGCAGCTCTGGCTGGGCCCCCAGCCTTTCCCCAAGACCATCCAGCACAGCAAGAAAGCCCACTGAGATCCATCTCTTCCCCTCCAGTCTATTCTCAGGACCCTGGATGGGGATGGACTGTGTGCCCTTCCCAATAAACTTTGCGAAGTCCACTTCTGTGCAGCCTACGTGGAGGTGCCTGGACCAAGCTGTGAGGGACGGGCACGCGGCAGATAAAGAACTCATTCAGACAGTCCTAAGAGGCACTTTATTGCATAGGATTTAG
- the ALG3 gene encoding dol-P-Man:Man(5)GlcNAc(2)-PP-Dol alpha-1,3-mannosyltransferase isoform X5, producing the protein MAAGLRKRGRAGPAARAVGLCGQWLRRAWQERRLLLLEPRYTLLVAACLCLAEVGITFWVIHRVAYTEIDWKAYMAEVEGVINGTYDYTQLRGDTGPLVYPAGFVYIFMGLYYATGRGTDIRMAQHIFAVLYLATLLLVFLIYHQTCKVPPFVFFFMCCASYRVHSIFVLRLFNDPVAMVLLFLSINLLLAQRWSWGCCCFSLAVSVKMNVLLFAPGLLFLLLTQFGLRGALPKLGICAVLQVVLGLPFLLENPVGYVSRSFDLGRQFLFRWTVNWRFLPEALFLHRAFHLALLTAHLTLLLLFALCRWHRLLVLGLIELSWNTYPSTSCSSGALHVCHAVILLQLWLGPQPFPKTIQHSKKAH; encoded by the exons atggcggcagGCCTGAGGAAGCGCGGCCGGGCAGGTCCCGCAGCTCGGGCGGTGGGACTGTGCGGGCAGTGGCTGCGGCGCGCCTGGCAAGAGCGGCGCCTACTGCTGCTGGAACCGCGCTACACGCTGCTGGTGGCCGCCTGCCTCTGCCTGGCGGAGGTGGGCATCACCTTCTGGGTCATTCACAGGGTGGCAT ATACAGAGATTGATTGGAAAGCCTACATGGCTGAGGTGGAGGGCGTCATCAACGGCACCTATGACTATACTCAACTGCGGGGTGACACTGGACCTCTTGT gTACCCAGCTGGCTTTGTGTACATCTTCATGGGGCTATACTATGCCACTGGCCGGGGCACTGACATCCGCATGGCCCAGCACATCTTCGCTGTGCTCTACCTGGCCACTTTGCTGCTTGTCTTCTTGATTTACCACCAGACCTGCAAG GTACCTCCCTTCGTCTTTTTCTTCATGTGCTGTGCCTCTTACCGTGTCCACTCCATCTTTGTGCTGCGGCTCTTCAATGACCCAGTGGCCATGGTGCTGCTCTTCCTCAGTATCAACCTCCTGCTGGCCCAGCGCTGGAGCTGGGGCTGCTGCTGTTTCAG CCTGGCAGTCTCTGTGAAGATGAACGTGCTGCTCTTCGCCCCTGGGTTACTATTCCTTCTCCTCACGCAATTTGGCCTCCGTGGGGCCCTCCCCAAGCTGGGCATCTGTGCTGTCCTTCAG GTGGTGCTGGGGCTACCCTTCCTGCTGGAGAACCCCGTCGGCTATGTATCCCGCTCCTTTGACCTTGGCCGCCAGTTTCTCTTCCGCTGGACCGTGAACTGGCGCTTCCTCCCCGAGGCCCTCTTCCTGCATCGTGCCTTCCACCTGGCACTTCTGACTGCCCACCTCACCCTGCTCTTGCTCTTTGCCCTCTGCAGGTGGCACAG GTTGCTGGTGCTGGGGCTCATTGAGCTCTCCTGGAACACATACCCATCCACGTCCTGCAGCTCTGGTGCCCTGCACGTGTGCCATGCTGTCATCCTGCTGCAGCTCTGGCTGGGCCCCCAGCCTTTCCCCAAGACCATCCAGCACAGCAAGAAAGCCCACTGA